Proteins encoded in a region of the Candidatus Nitrosomarinus catalina genome:
- a CDS encoding TldD/PmbA family protein: MDKKLQDLADKIIEYAGQSGVQYCDARAEQQVKKSTLIENNEIEHVRNSEDKGIGVRLIKNGAWSFCSISNPKSFDEIKNILDNTIRNSDYTNSNKKNKINLHNNPINKKQIDFPVLKKPEIEELTSIGLECNKIIMDSPLIIKSVTNPYYVTSSKYFVNSEGSEILQKFTDVIVEMIATAHESGLTQSVNITEGGRGGLELIQNKVQQSAKEIANKASELIKAKPVKEEKTTLVMNPDFVSLLTHEILGHPSEADRVLGKEMAWAGGAWWKGKIGEKIGSENLNVFDDPTIKESLGWYYFDDEGVETKRTNLVEKGILKNHMQNRETSEIFNTTPTGNMRATNYRYMPLIRMACTCIGNGNQNVSEIIKDVKNGYYISNMKVPSIDMKRYNWSISCQYAQKIENGELTDLQRDVIVMGTAPEFFNSIDACGNDFTVRPITNCGKGDPMQSMIMGNGGPTIRGTATVKSVN; this comes from the coding sequence GTGGATAAAAAATTACAGGATTTAGCTGATAAAATAATTGAATATGCAGGACAATCAGGAGTCCAATATTGCGATGCCAGAGCAGAACAACAGGTAAAAAAATCCACATTAATAGAAAATAATGAAATTGAACACGTTAGAAATAGTGAGGATAAAGGAATAGGAGTCAGATTAATTAAAAATGGAGCATGGAGTTTTTGTTCAATTAGCAATCCAAAATCATTTGATGAAATAAAAAATATTTTAGACAACACAATAAGAAATTCAGATTATACAAATTCAAATAAAAAAAATAAAATTAATCTTCACAACAATCCAATAAATAAAAAACAAATTGATTTCCCCGTATTAAAAAAACCAGAAATTGAAGAATTAACATCCATAGGATTAGAATGTAATAAAATAATAATGGATTCACCATTAATAATTAAATCAGTTACAAATCCATATTATGTAACTAGTTCAAAATATTTTGTCAATTCGGAAGGTTCAGAAATTTTACAAAAGTTTACAGATGTGATTGTTGAAATGATTGCAACTGCACATGAATCAGGATTAACACAATCAGTTAACATTACAGAAGGAGGAAGGGGAGGTTTAGAATTAATTCAAAATAAAGTTCAACAAAGTGCAAAAGAAATTGCAAACAAAGCATCAGAATTAATTAAGGCAAAACCAGTAAAAGAAGAAAAAACAACACTAGTAATGAATCCAGATTTTGTTTCCTTACTTACTCATGAAATATTAGGACATCCATCAGAAGCAGATAGAGTTCTAGGTAAAGAAATGGCTTGGGCAGGAGGAGCTTGGTGGAAAGGAAAAATTGGAGAAAAGATTGGTTCAGAAAATCTTAATGTGTTTGATGATCCGACAATAAAAGAAAGTCTAGGATGGTATTATTTTGACGATGAAGGAGTTGAAACTAAAAGAACAAACTTAGTAGAAAAGGGAATTCTAAAGAACCATATGCAAAATAGAGAAACTTCGGAAATATTCAATACTACACCTACAGGCAATATGAGAGCAACAAATTATCGATATATGCCATTAATTCGAATGGCTTGTACGTGTATTGGTAACGGAAACCAAAATGTGAGCGAAATAATAAAAGATGTCAAAAATGGATACTATATTTCAAATATGAAAGTCCCATCAATAGACATGAAGCGATATAATTGGAGTATTTCATGTCAATACGCACAAAAAATTGAAAATGGGGAATTAACAGATTTGCAAAGAGATGTCATCGTAATGGGAACCGCACCTGAATTTTTTAATTCTATAGATGCATGTGGAAATGATTTTACAGTAAGACCAATAACTAATTGTGGAAAAGGAGATCCTATGCAATCAATGATTATGGGAAATGGAGGTCCTACAATCAGAGGAACTGCAACAGTAAAAAGTGTAAATTAG
- a CDS encoding DUF192 domain-containing protein — MTTRAQALIPIFIAAVIIGSIGLLTLPSEIKLEQVKFPKGMIKVDDTLLEVQIADTEPTRVRGLMFQDQLPLDQGMLFVFPEQGLYSLWMLNMQFELDMIWFDSDGKVVHIKTNVPPCVIPVEIAAGCPSFVPDGEATYILEVTSGFVEQNNITKDSIMEIISI, encoded by the coding sequence ATGACTACTAGGGCACAAGCACTAATCCCCATATTCATTGCTGCTGTAATTATTGGTTCTATTGGATTGTTAACTCTGCCAAGTGAGATAAAGCTTGAACAAGTCAAATTTCCTAAAGGTATGATTAAAGTGGATGACACTTTACTTGAAGTACAGATAGCTGATACTGAACCAACTCGTGTTCGTGGATTAATGTTTCAAGATCAATTGCCTTTAGATCAAGGAATGCTTTTTGTATTCCCGGAACAGGGATTGTATTCATTATGGATGCTTAACATGCAATTTGAACTGGATATGATTTGGTTTGATAGTGATGGAAAGGTTGTTCATATTAAAACAAATGTGCCACCTTGTGTAATCCCTGTTGAAATTGCAGCTGGATGTCCTAGTTTTGTACCTGATGGTGAAGCAACATATATTCTTGAAGTCACATCCGGATTTGTAGAGCAAAATAATATTACTAAAGATTCTATTATGGAAATAATTTCTATCTAA
- a CDS encoding metal-dependent transcriptional regulator, which yields MKNKNSKRLDSIKAAHEVEKTRSSSRMEDYLEIISELVELKGYATTLDISRYMNVSAPSVTKMLQRLDEGKFLEYEKYHGINLTKKGIQIAEGIRQNHGILLEFFEILGVGYDTANQDTEGIEHHLNPKTIKQLRKFITFLKANPKIIDNFKNL from the coding sequence ATGAAAAATAAAAACTCAAAGAGACTAGATTCAATTAAAGCTGCACATGAAGTGGAAAAAACACGATCAAGTTCCAGAATGGAAGATTATCTAGAAATCATTTCAGAATTAGTGGAACTAAAAGGATACGCCACAACATTAGATATTTCAAGATACATGAACGTCAGTGCCCCAAGTGTTACTAAAATGCTACAGAGATTAGATGAAGGGAAATTTTTAGAATATGAAAAATATCACGGAATTAATCTTACAAAAAAAGGAATTCAGATTGCAGAAGGGATTAGACAAAACCATGGAATCTTGTTAGAATTCTTCGAGATTTTAGGAGTAGGGTACGATACTGCAAATCAAGATACTGAAGGAATTGAACATCACCTTAATCCAAAAACAATCAAACAATTAAGAAAATTCATTACTTTTCTAAAAGCAAATCCAAAAATTATTGATAATTTTAAAAATCTTTAA
- a CDS encoding ABC transporter ATP-binding protein, with protein sequence MTLLSVDGLFSTYPTSKGPVYAVDDVNFRLDVGESLGIAGESACGKSTLGLSLIRMLSGGESSGKIIFDNESILDLSDSEFDEKFRWKKISMIFQGAMNSLDPVFTIRQQFNEILKQHNFDGNSDELILDSITSVNLDADVLKKYPHELSGGMKQRVIIAMALILKPQFVVADEPTTALDVLIQAQIINLLKKLKKDGMSFMLITHDLAVLSEIADKIGIMYGGQMVEFGTSKEIYENPKHPYTQGLIESIPTLKGKIPKYIPGTPPSLLEPPTECRFIDRCPLAIEKCKKLPPKFKTDTGYVRCWLYEEN encoded by the coding sequence ATGACTCTGTTATCTGTTGATGGACTATTTTCTACATATCCTACATCTAAAGGCCCTGTTTATGCTGTAGATGATGTAAATTTCCGATTAGATGTTGGAGAATCTTTAGGAATTGCTGGTGAAAGTGCATGTGGAAAAAGTACACTTGGATTATCATTAATTAGAATGCTTAGTGGTGGAGAAAGTTCTGGAAAAATAATTTTTGATAATGAATCTATTTTAGATCTATCTGACTCTGAATTCGATGAAAAATTCCGTTGGAAAAAAATATCCATGATTTTTCAAGGTGCTATGAATTCATTGGATCCTGTATTTACAATACGTCAACAATTTAATGAAATCTTAAAACAACATAATTTTGATGGAAATTCTGATGAATTAATTTTAGATTCTATTACTTCTGTCAATTTAGATGCCGATGTGTTAAAAAAATATCCTCATGAATTAAGTGGTGGGATGAAACAACGTGTTATCATTGCAATGGCTTTAATTTTAAAACCTCAATTTGTTGTTGCTGATGAACCTACTACTGCACTAGATGTTTTAATTCAAGCACAAATCATCAATCTACTCAAAAAATTGAAAAAAGACGGTATGTCCTTTATGCTGATTACTCATGATTTGGCAGTTTTATCTGAAATTGCTGATAAAATTGGAATTATGTATGGTGGACAAATGGTTGAATTTGGAACTTCTAAAGAAATTTATGAAAATCCTAAACATCCTTACACTCAGGGACTGATTGAATCAATCCCGACACTTAAGGGAAAAATTCCAAAATATATTCCTGGAACTCCTCCTAGCTTACTTGAACCTCCAACTGAATGCAGATTTATTGATAGATGTCCTTTAGCTATTGAAAAATGTAAAAAACTTCCTCCAAAATTTAAAACAGATACTGGCTATGTAAGATGCTGGCTTTATGAAGAGAATTAA
- a CDS encoding uracil-DNA glycosylase, whose product MEKKLEKMKQQVIECTKCELSQTRNNSVAGKGNFKADVIFVGEAPGKNEDLKGEPFIGIAGKKLSIALESAGITREEVYITNIVKCRPPKNRVPTPIERETCQNYLKKEIEIIEPKIICILGNTAFSSLLDGKEITKFRGKVVSKNNQLYFLTVHPAATIYNQKLISVLKKDMKKLFRVIKELKDKKKIKIDIEYTS is encoded by the coding sequence ATGGAAAAAAAATTAGAAAAAATGAAGCAACAAGTAATTGAATGCACAAAGTGTGAATTAAGTCAAACACGCAATAATTCAGTTGCAGGAAAAGGAAATTTCAAAGCAGATGTGATTTTTGTAGGCGAAGCACCAGGGAAAAATGAAGATTTGAAAGGAGAACCATTTATCGGAATTGCAGGAAAAAAATTATCAATTGCACTTGAAAGTGCAGGAATTACACGGGAGGAAGTGTACATTACAAATATTGTTAAATGCAGACCACCAAAAAACAGAGTTCCAACACCAATTGAGAGAGAGACGTGTCAAAATTATCTTAAGAAAGAAATAGAGATTATTGAACCCAAAATAATTTGTATTTTAGGTAATACTGCATTTAGTTCATTGTTAGATGGCAAAGAAATTACAAAATTTAGGGGAAAAGTAGTCAGCAAGAATAATCAATTATATTTTTTGACAGTACATCCAGCTGCAACGATTTATAATCAAAAACTAATCAGTGTTTTAAAAAAAGATATGAAAAAATTGTTCAGAGTGATAAAAGAATTAAAAGATAAGAAAAAAATTAAGATAGATATTGAATATACTTCCTAG
- a CDS encoding DNA-3-methyladenine glycosylase, with protein sequence MNILPREFYQRDTVIVAKKLLGKKLVRKIGNQEISGIITETEAYRHEDDPASHAFRKITDRNKVMFGNVGISYVYFTYGMHYCFNIVAKKSKVPAGAVLIRAIEPDKGIKKMQENRSLKDIKNLTNGPAKLTQALNITKEHYGIDLTKKSEIHITEGIKVKKIAESQRVGIKKGKELLWNFKIMN encoded by the coding sequence TTGAATATACTTCCTAGAGAATTTTATCAGAGAGACACTGTAATTGTGGCAAAAAAACTATTAGGAAAAAAACTAGTAAGGAAAATAGGAAATCAGGAAATTTCAGGAATCATTACTGAAACAGAGGCATATAGGCACGAAGATGATCCTGCTAGCCACGCATTTAGAAAAATTACGGATAGAAATAAAGTCATGTTTGGAAACGTAGGAATTTCATATGTGTATTTCACATATGGTATGCATTATTGCTTCAACATTGTTGCAAAAAAATCAAAAGTACCAGCAGGTGCAGTTTTAATTCGAGCAATTGAACCAGACAAAGGAATCAAAAAGATGCAAGAAAATAGAAGTTTAAAAGACATTAAAAATTTGACAAATGGTCCAGCAAAACTTACACAAGCACTAAACATTACAAAAGAACATTACGGAATTGATTTAACAAAAAAATCAGAGATACACATTACAGAAGGTATCAAAGTAAAAAAAATTGCAGAGTCTCAAAGAGTTGGAATTAAAAAGGGAAAAGAATTATTGTGGAATTTTAAAATAATGAATTAG
- a CDS encoding sulfite exporter TauE/SafE family protein: MIDQLWLIPLGFAAGILGSMIGLGGGIIVVPVLTFLGVPPTVAASNSLFAAFSNSIASTISYSKQKRIEFSLGLKLGLLAIPGTILGAVISTDVAPDIFKILFGFVLVASSVYIFLRKQVESKEKIISKQLILLIIGSSFFAGIISSFFGIGGGIVFVPLMIVGMGMSMKKAAPTSQFILLFASLSGVIVHSVLGHPDFIQSGFLAIGAFFGGLVGAKLSLSVKERNLKILISIVLVITAVKLFFDSLTTGSLF; the protein is encoded by the coding sequence ATGATTGATCAATTATGGTTAATTCCTTTAGGATTTGCAGCTGGAATATTGGGGTCTATGATTGGTCTAGGTGGTGGAATAATTGTTGTTCCCGTTTTAACATTTTTAGGCGTTCCTCCTACTGTTGCTGCAAGTAATAGTCTTTTTGCTGCATTTAGTAATTCTATTGCTTCCACAATTTCCTATTCAAAACAAAAAAGAATTGAATTTTCTTTAGGATTGAAACTTGGTCTACTTGCAATTCCTGGTACTATTCTTGGTGCAGTTATTTCTACTGACGTTGCCCCTGATATTTTTAAAATTTTATTTGGTTTTGTATTGGTAGCATCTTCTGTTTACATTTTCTTAAGAAAACAAGTTGAATCTAAAGAAAAAATAATTTCAAAACAATTAATTCTTCTAATAATTGGTTCTAGCTTTTTTGCAGGAATTATTTCCTCCTTTTTTGGAATTGGTGGTGGGATTGTGTTTGTCCCGTTGATGATTGTTGGAATGGGAATGTCTATGAAAAAGGCTGCCCCTACATCACAATTTATTTTATTATTTGCATCATTATCTGGAGTAATTGTTCATAGTGTTTTGGGACATCCTGATTTTATACAATCAGGATTTTTGGCAATAGGTGCTTTTTTTGGAGGACTAGTGGGAGCAAAATTATCGTTAAGTGTAAAGGAGCGAAATTTAAAAATTCTAATTTCTATAGTACTTGTAATTACAGCTGTAAAGTTATTTTTTGATTCTTTGACCACTGGTTCTTTATTCTAG
- a CDS encoding DUF6659 family protein encodes MAVKKFKSICEDIASISPFIRFVGVIGERGELLAHTRRQDLTPLLDEKNTKYQFSHIAMKTDLEGFFDKNLGEVEFVWEERKKVQTISFAIKKAIVWVSIDKKVIRSEMLRIIDSCLPIVKKHS; translated from the coding sequence ATGGCAGTAAAAAAATTCAAATCAATTTGTGAAGACATAGCCTCAATCAGTCCATTTATCAGATTTGTAGGAGTGATTGGAGAAAGAGGAGAGCTATTAGCACATACTAGAAGACAGGATTTAACGCCATTATTAGATGAAAAAAATACAAAATATCAATTCTCACATATTGCTATGAAAACAGACTTGGAGGGATTTTTTGATAAAAATTTAGGCGAAGTGGAATTTGTTTGGGAAGAACGGAAAAAAGTACAAACAATATCATTTGCAATCAAAAAAGCAATAGTGTGGGTGTCAATAGATAAAAAAGTAATCAGATCAGAAATGCTAAGAATCATTGACTCATGTCTACCAATTGTTAAAAAACATTCTTAA
- a CDS encoding PINc/VapC family ATPase: MTTIVADTSVIINGNLAQQLESGSIRNSDLIIPQAVFDELQSQASNHKQQGFVGLEQIEKLHKLSEDSGVKILLKGSHPDINDIKFASSGRIDALIIDIAKQNDAILYTSDKVQHLVAKAEDVQTVFLKPKVVFEKLEFLKFFDSTTMSIHLKENQFPLAKRGKPGEFLLTQISDELLTRDYLKIISSQILSATSISDSSNVEISKTGASVIQHDDYRIAITYPPFSESYEITIVHPTVQLSLDDYSISESLMQRLTDRAEGIVISGAPGSGKSTLASGLANFYHQQGKIVKTFESPRDLQVNSGITQYSKLDGSFDNTADILLLVRPDYTIFDEVRRKEDFTTFSDLRLTGVGMVGVIHANSPLDAIQRFIGKIELGIIPNVLDTVVFVNNGDIEKVYDLELKVKVPTGMTESDLARPVIEIRNFENNDLEHEIYTFGEENVIVPVQQRDEKVGIEKLAEDKIKDYFQRYDSNAQVDILSNNRVKVSVHEDCIASIIGRGGSNIDEIEKLLKVHIDVVAKDSEELSLTSNDLPFSFSESKTTLLLTVNREFTSLHADIFLNGKFFTSVRIGKKGQIKIPKRSDIGRNLLNQTSSQNDIQLYLKDF, encoded by the coding sequence ATGACAACTATTGTTGCAGATACAAGTGTAATTATTAATGGCAATCTTGCTCAACAACTTGAATCCGGCTCCATTAGAAATTCTGACTTGATTATCCCGCAGGCCGTATTTGATGAACTTCAATCTCAAGCTTCAAATCATAAACAACAGGGTTTTGTGGGATTAGAACAAATTGAAAAACTGCATAAATTATCTGAAGATTCTGGAGTAAAAATTCTCTTGAAAGGTTCTCATCCTGACATAAATGATATTAAATTTGCATCAAGTGGGAGAATTGATGCTTTAATTATTGACATTGCAAAACAAAATGATGCAATTCTTTATACTTCAGATAAGGTACAACATCTAGTTGCAAAAGCTGAAGATGTTCAAACTGTATTTTTAAAACCTAAGGTAGTTTTTGAAAAACTTGAATTCTTAAAATTTTTTGACAGCACAACAATGAGTATTCATTTAAAAGAAAATCAATTTCCTCTTGCTAAAAGAGGAAAACCTGGAGAATTCTTACTTACACAAATTAGTGATGAATTACTAACAAGAGATTATTTGAAAATTATTTCTTCCCAAATTCTATCTGCTACAAGTATTTCTGATTCTAGTAATGTTGAAATTTCTAAAACTGGTGCATCTGTGATTCAACATGATGACTATCGTATTGCAATCACTTACCCTCCATTTTCTGAATCATATGAAATAACAATAGTCCACCCCACTGTTCAATTATCTCTTGATGACTATTCCATTTCTGAATCTTTGATGCAACGTTTAACTGATAGGGCTGAAGGTATTGTTATTTCTGGCGCTCCTGGTTCTGGAAAAAGTACTTTGGCATCTGGTTTAGCAAATTTTTATCATCAGCAAGGAAAAATTGTTAAAACATTTGAATCTCCTCGAGACTTACAAGTAAATTCTGGAATTACTCAGTATAGCAAATTAGATGGGAGTTTTGATAATACTGCCGATATTTTATTACTTGTTAGACCTGATTATACTATTTTTGACGAAGTACGTCGAAAAGAAGATTTCACTACTTTTTCTGATTTACGATTAACTGGAGTTGGCATGGTTGGTGTAATTCATGCTAATTCTCCTTTAGATGCAATTCAAAGATTTATTGGAAAAATTGAACTTGGTATAATCCCAAATGTATTGGATACTGTTGTATTTGTCAATAATGGTGATATCGAAAAAGTCTATGATCTAGAATTAAAGGTAAAAGTTCCTACAGGTATGACTGAATCTGATCTAGCAAGACCTGTGATTGAAATAAGAAATTTTGAAAATAATGACTTGGAACATGAAATCTATACTTTTGGCGAAGAAAATGTCATTGTTCCTGTACAACAACGTGACGAAAAAGTTGGAATTGAAAAATTAGCTGAAGATAAAATTAAAGATTATTTTCAGAGATATGATTCTAATGCACAAGTTGACATTTTGTCCAATAATCGTGTAAAAGTTAGTGTACATGAAGACTGCATTGCATCTATAATTGGTAGGGGAGGCTCAAATATTGATGAAATTGAAAAACTCCTTAAAGTTCACATTGATGTTGTTGCCAAAGATTCTGAAGAATTATCTTTAACTTCAAATGATCTTCCTTTTAGTTTTTCAGAATCTAAAACTACACTATTGTTGACTGTGAATCGGGAATTTACTTCTCTACATGCTGATATTTTTCTTAATGGTAAATTTTTTACATCTGTTAGAATTGGTAAAAAAGGACAAATCAAAATTCCAAAACGTTCTGATATTGGAAGGAATTTATTAAATCAAACTTCTTCTCAAAATGATATTCAATTGTATCTTAAAGATTTTTAA
- the aspS gene encoding aspartate--tRNA(Asn) ligase, which yields MVFVKSHDISELNQELIGKQVVLGGWIEDLRKLGKMSFITLRDISGISQVIVKGELNDNLGEINRQSVISIKGIVQETKARDFEFEVKAEEIEVLGKAIHPLPVDPIGRLESNIDTRLNHRALDMRNQKTASIFKLRHYVLQILRKTLAEKKFIEITTPKIIGSASEGGADLFSLEYFGKTAYLAQSPQLYKEQMTIGLERVFEISNFYRAENSHTGRHLTEFTSIDIEAAFMDYNDVMDVLEALVIAVYKFTAENCKKEQESIGHTIEIPSAPFERITYNQCVEELKKAGEKIEFGDDLLDSHLRIIGNNHPGFYFLTDWPMKLKPFYIREKDEDATLSRSFDLQYGYLELSSGGTRLHDSELLKARLSEQGLDPAQFEDHLKTFDWGMPPHSGWGMGLDRLMTTLIGIDNVREVVLYPRDPDRLSP from the coding sequence ATGGTTTTTGTTAAATCTCACGATATTTCAGAATTAAACCAAGAGTTAATTGGAAAACAAGTGGTATTGGGAGGATGGATTGAGGATCTTAGAAAATTAGGAAAAATGTCATTCATTACACTTCGAGACATTTCAGGAATTTCTCAAGTAATTGTTAAAGGAGAATTAAATGATAATCTTGGAGAAATTAATCGTCAAAGTGTTATAAGCATTAAAGGAATTGTTCAAGAAACTAAAGCTAGAGATTTTGAATTCGAAGTAAAAGCCGAAGAGATAGAAGTATTAGGAAAAGCAATTCACCCATTACCAGTAGACCCAATTGGAAGACTAGAAAGTAATATCGATACAAGATTAAATCATCGTGCACTAGATATGAGAAATCAAAAGACAGCATCAATTTTCAAGTTAAGACATTATGTTCTACAAATATTACGTAAGACATTGGCTGAAAAAAAATTCATTGAAATTACAACACCAAAAATTATTGGTAGTGCAAGTGAAGGCGGTGCAGATTTATTTTCATTAGAATATTTTGGAAAGACCGCATATCTTGCACAAAGTCCTCAACTATACAAAGAACAAATGACAATTGGACTAGAAAGAGTATTTGAAATTTCAAACTTTTACAGAGCAGAAAACTCACACACTGGAAGACACCTTACAGAATTTACCAGTATAGACATTGAAGCAGCATTTATGGATTACAACGATGTCATGGATGTTTTAGAAGCATTAGTAATTGCAGTTTACAAATTTACAGCAGAAAATTGTAAAAAAGAACAAGAATCAATTGGACATACAATTGAGATTCCGTCTGCCCCATTTGAGAGAATTACTTACAATCAATGCGTAGAAGAGCTCAAAAAAGCAGGGGAAAAAATTGAGTTTGGAGATGACTTGTTAGATTCACATTTAAGAATAATTGGAAATAACCACCCAGGATTTTACTTTTTAACTGATTGGCCAATGAAACTCAAGCCATTTTACATCAGAGAAAAAGATGAAGATGCAACACTTTCACGTTCTTTTGATTTGCAATACGGGTATCTAGAATTATCATCAGGAGGAACCAGACTTCATGATTCAGAATTACTGAAGGCAAGATTATCTGAACAAGGTCTAGATCCTGCACAATTTGAGGACCATCTCAAAACATTTGATTGGGGAATGCCGCCACATTCAGGTTGGGGTATGGGTTTAGATAGACTCATGACCACATTGATTGGAATTGATAATGTTCGGGAAGTAGTTCTTTATCCAAGAGATCCAGACAGATTGTCACCATAA
- a CDS encoding DedA family protein, whose protein sequence is MELTDIFPFAPDDGYLILALVNFIGSLIPFVPLPGFLLLATMSVGSEYDLHILALVSAISATIAKQIIFFLSFSGRKILNPKTRTRMKPFERLVKKYGAAAAFFAAATPMPDDIIFIPLGLAKYNAKRFFVATLAGKIVLSYIIVFISHYVGLSFIEPFLENVNDPTPVYIGILIFGAMMTGVVLLVLKLDWQRIMVKFAPWTLDDTLDDENNKDSKN, encoded by the coding sequence ATGGAGTTAACTGATATCTTTCCGTTTGCTCCAGATGATGGATATTTGATTCTGGCACTAGTTAATTTCATTGGTTCATTGATTCCATTTGTTCCTCTTCCTGGATTTTTACTACTTGCTACAATGTCTGTAGGCTCTGAATATGATTTACATATACTTGCTTTAGTTTCTGCAATTAGCGCTACTATTGCAAAACAAATAATATTCTTCCTTAGTTTTAGTGGTCGTAAAATTTTAAACCCAAAAACTAGAACAAGAATGAAACCTTTTGAAAGATTAGTAAAGAAATATGGTGCTGCTGCTGCATTTTTTGCGGCTGCAACCCCCATGCCTGATGATATAATTTTCATTCCTCTTGGTCTTGCAAAATATAATGCAAAAAGATTTTTTGTTGCTACGTTAGCAGGAAAAATTGTATTAAGTTACATCATTGTATTTATTTCGCATTATGTTGGATTGTCTTTCATTGAACCATTTTTAGAAAACGTTAATGATCCAACTCCTGTTTACATTGGAATTTTAATTTTTGGTGCTATGATGACTGGTGTAGTACTTTTAGTTTTAAAATTAGATTGGCAAAGAATTATGGTAAAATTTGCACCTTGGACATTAGATGACACTTTAGATGATGAAAATAATAAAGATTCTAAAAACTAA
- a CDS encoding transcription elongation factor NusA, with product MIFPICGFDAKNAVLCPQCEAKVEKGDLTKADVDASIALAKIAKSNKEIENFTLFSCKDFKGNFILSMAKNDIMAIRQSRTLYRLIQDQFKEKIWLVEADETDKKFIEDLFFPTKILTINSVFSGGNQKTKAVVSGKWTPKFPIDTKKVVEIVKNARNLDIEIEFEDK from the coding sequence ATGATATTTCCAATATGTGGCTTTGATGCAAAAAATGCAGTATTATGTCCTCAATGCGAAGCAAAAGTAGAGAAAGGGGATCTAACGAAAGCAGATGTAGACGCATCAATTGCATTAGCAAAAATTGCCAAATCAAACAAAGAAATAGAAAATTTTACGTTGTTTTCATGCAAGGATTTTAAAGGAAATTTCATTTTATCAATGGCAAAGAATGACATTATGGCAATTAGACAAAGTAGAACATTATACAGATTAATTCAGGATCAGTTTAAAGAAAAAATTTGGTTAGTTGAAGCAGATGAGACAGACAAAAAGTTCATCGAGGATTTATTCTTCCCTACAAAAATTTTAACAATTAATTCTGTTTTTTCAGGAGGCAATCAAAAAACAAAAGCAGTAGTTTCAGGTAAATGGACACCAAAATTCCCAATTGACACCAAAAAAGTAGTTGAAATTGTTAAAAATGCCCGAAACCTTGACATTGAGATAGAATTTGAGGATAAATGA
- a CDS encoding YqaA family protein, with protein sequence MSYELIIEYYQQIQDILSNNYFQEYGVIGLFLNSLLSATAIPIPTEILTSALLIGGENIVLVGLALVIGSVIGGVLNYFIGFGGNKLFKKIKRKTDIETNEKKHNKILDKFGWSAIFFAAWIPVIGDLILISAGIKKMKFVKFSIFMISGKIVKTIIVVVGLGTIF encoded by the coding sequence ATGAGTTATGAGTTAATCATAGAATATTATCAACAAATTCAAGATATTTTATCGAATAATTATTTTCAAGAATATGGAGTAATTGGATTATTTCTAAATTCATTATTATCAGCTACTGCAATTCCAATACCAACAGAAATTTTAACATCAGCATTATTAATTGGAGGAGAAAACATTGTTCTCGTCGGACTAGCGTTAGTTATAGGATCAGTGATTGGAGGAGTCTTAAATTATTTCATAGGTTTTGGAGGAAACAAATTATTTAAAAAAATTAAAAGAAAAACAGATATCGAAACAAATGAAAAAAAACATAATAAAATATTAGATAAATTTGGATGGAGTGCAATATTTTTTGCAGCATGGATTCCAGTGATTGGAGATTTAATTTTAATATCAGCAGGAATTAAAAAAATGAAATTTGTAAAATTTTCAATTTTCATGATTTCAGGAAAGATAGTCAAGACCATAATTGTAGTAGTAGGATTAGGAACAATCTTTTAA